Proteins from one Podospora pseudoanserina strain CBS 124.78 chromosome 1, whole genome shotgun sequence genomic window:
- a CDS encoding hypothetical protein (COG:T; EggNog:ENOG503NW7J), protein MPAITNLFNRQPPRRTLFIIFGTLSFLTLCMFTIHFPILNQLSTLRVFDTIGGGHHKPHHHLEAAGEVVVTVTPPTQGQEDGQSGMTSSGSIGAPHLEPQPRPHSPPPPSHDIDMDTNHNLKMNPSQHPMGGASANSQEEEEMDLTASNHKHHKHPPPPPLNLISPLPPSYPPLRRLIIISDVHGHLLPLQKLLYSKLNFSPPSGDHAIFVGDLVTKGPDSKGVVALAMSIGASAVRGNHEDRVLAAAHGLKKLDYWPQQQDDSDSVETEGKKERDRQKEHQKDEHAKSVAKSLSKSQLKWLAERPVILHVGQLGHLPQLSTEQKHHKDGKKKKGGNGGEEDEGPQQPWNPLNEVVVVHGGLVPGLDLEKQDPWAVMNMRSLIYAPSYNNNNNNNNGHNNGKDDDKEEEEEVPVPVDSTDDGEPWSKAWSRYQNHLSPSSSHDTSKKTIVIYGHDARRGLQVDPHVDITPYFQKQKGSNKKGNRPKKERGIRYAFGLDSGCGHGKKLTALVINLPVTTTTEGGQGEIKHEIVQVGCDDMSTGNDAQ, encoded by the exons ATGCCGGCAATAACCAACCTTTTCAACCGCCAACCACCACGGCGGACACTGTTCATAATCTTTGGCACCCTGTCATTTTTGACATTATGCATGTTCACCATTCACTTCCCAATCCTCAACCAGCTATCTACACTACGAGTGTTTGATACgattggaggagggcatcacaaaccacaccaccacctagaAGCTGCAGGAGAAGTCGTGGTGACAGTGACACCACCGACGCAGGGGCAAGAAGATGGGCAAAGCGGGATGACGTCTTCAGGGTCGATAGGTGCACCCCACCTTGAACCCCAACCCAGacctcactcaccaccaccaccatcccacgACATCGACATGGACACCAATCACAACCTTAAGATGAATCCCTCTCAGCACCCCATGGGCGGTGCTTCCGCCAACagtcaggaggaggaagaaatgGATCTCACGGCTAGcaaccacaaacaccacaaacacccccctcccccaccactaaacctcatctccccccttcccccttcctacCCCCCACTCCGCCGCCTAATCATCATCTCCGACGTCCACGGTCACCTGCTTCCTCTCCAGAAACTCCTCTACTCCAAActcaacttctcccccccttctgGTGACCACGCCATCTTCGTCGGTGACCTAGTGACCAAAGGCCCAGACAGCAAAGGCGTCGTCGCCCTAGCCATGTCCATCGGCGCCTCAGCAGTGAGAGGAAACCACGAAGACCGTGTCCTAGCAGCAGCCCACGGTCTCAAAAAGCTAGACTACTGGCCTCAGCAACAGGACGACAGCGACTCAGTCGAAACAGAAGGCAAAAAGGAGCGTGACAGGCAAAAGGAGCACCAAAAGGACGAGCACGCCAAGTCTGTCGCGAAAAGCCTATCAAAGTCACAACTAAAGTGGCTGGCAGAACGCCCTGTGATATTGCACGTTGGCCAGCTGGggcacctcccccagctATCGACAGAGCAGAAACACCACAAAGAtggcaagaaaaagaagggcggcaatggcggcgaagaggatgaaggtCCGCAACAGCCATGGAACCCCCTCAACGAAGTTGTCGTTGTCCACGGTGGTTTGGTACCAGGTCTTGACCTTGAAAAGCAAGACCCCTGGGCGGTGATGAATATGCGGAGTTTGATATATGCCCCTTcttacaacaacaacaacaacaacaacaacggccacAACAACGGCAAAGATGATGacaaggaggaagaagaagaggttccCGTACCGGTAGATAGCACCGACGACGGGGAGCCCTGGTCAAAAGCCTG GAGCCGCTACCAAAACCACctatccccttcttcttcacacGACACTTCCAAAAAAACAATCGTCATCTACGGCCACGACGCTAGGCGCGGACTGCAGGTCGATCCCCATGTGGATATCACGCCCTACTTCCAGAAACAAAAGGGCTCCAATAAGAAAGGTAACCGGCCCAAAAAGGAAAGGGGCATCAGATATGCGTTTGGGTTGGACAGTGGGTGTGGGCACGGGAAGAAGTTGACTGCTTTGGTCATCAATCTCCCGGTTACGACTACTACcgaaggagggcaaggggagATCAAGCATGAGATTGTCCAGGTGGGGTGTGATGACATGAGCACGGGGAATGATGCTCAGTAA
- a CDS encoding hypothetical protein (EggNog:ENOG503PXQQ), producing the protein MCQLEHKVYTVCTHVYEHAVPCTLTSRTRARCDNPEVITSAKFGFCRECRDFYAPLVTDSPYIILSYWAYKAERGINYAVHPSYVPSAELFWVSCDPAEEYRKRVHSPRNDLSTLAKVLPRYRGETRDEYLERLQYIRHATLEWAGRRRREWIESEEVVYPPAENSPSRPGLSESSRQSSQNSITDREAPQVHDETLARLCGTWTGISSKNNIAEPEREVRWTQLSVESNQASENLFPESAGFSQNNDFAQFSPGIQPTSRFSFD; encoded by the coding sequence ATGTGTCAACTCGAGCACAAGGTTTATACGGTGTGTACACACGTCTACGAACATGCTGTTCCGTGTACGTTGACTTCGAGGACGCGGGCTCGGTGTGACAACCCGGAGGTGATTACTAGTGCAAAATTCGGTTTCTGCCGAGAGTGCCGTGATTTCTACGCGCCTCTTGTAACTGACAGCCCTTACATCATCTTGAGCTACTGGGCTTACAAGGCTGAGCGTGGCATTAATTATGCTGTTCATCCTTCGTATGTCCCTAGTGCTGAGCTTTTCTGGGTATCTTGTGACCCTGCTGAAGAGTACCGGAAGCGTGTTCACTCTCCCCGTAATGATCTTTCCACCCTGGCCAAGGTCCTTCCTCGCTACAGAGGAGAGACACGGGATGAGTATCTTGAGCGCCTTCAGTATATCCGCCACGCTACATTGGAGTGGGCTGGGCGAAGGCGCAGGGAGTGGAttgagagtgaggaggttgtctaCCCGCCGGCTGAGAACTCGCCCTCAAGACCGGGTCTGAGTGAGTCGTCGAGGCAATCTTCTCAGAACTCCATCACTGATCGAGAAGCCCCACAGGTTCATGATGAGACTCTGGCTCGATTATGCGGAACCTGGACGGGCATCTCTTCGAAGAACAACATCGCTGAACCCGAGCGAGAGGTACGCTGGACACAACTGAGCGTTGAGTCAAATCAGGCGAGCGAGAACCTTTTTCCCGAGTCCGCTGGGTTTTCTCAGAACAATGATTTTGCTCAGTTTTCTCCTGGAATACAGCCCACTTCTCGGTTTTCATTCGACTAG
- a CDS encoding hypothetical protein (EggNog:ENOG503P4B0) yields MTSQLPAFPRFVFTIAEPISLISGTIGAVVFPRYFLAAQTPTPMLSFPEQSLLVSQQLGNMYFLAFLLGLFVLHSTTEIKVVRSYLWALWLADIGHMAVTCRILGWEESVGMLRWNEMTWGNLGATGFLFTVRSLYFLGVFGPDGSDEEDTRGRKKTRRVKEL; encoded by the exons ATGACCTCCCAACTTCCAGCCTTCCCTCGATTTGTCTTTACAATAGCAGAGCCAATATCACT CATCTCCGGCACTATTGGCGCCGTTGTATTCCCCCGTTACTTCCTCGCAGctcaaacaccaacccccatgcTATCATTTCCAGAACAATCCCTCCTGGTCTCCCAACAACTAGGAAACATGtacttcctcgccttcctcctcggcctctttGTCCTTCACAGTACCACCGAGATTAAAGTCGTGAGGAGCTACCTCTGGGCGCTGTGGTTGGCTGACATTGGACACATGGCTGTTACATGCCGTATTCTTGGGTGGGAAGAGTCGGTTGGGATGTTGAGGTGGAACGAGATGACTTGGGGAAACTTAGGTGCTACT GGATTTCTCTTCACTGTAAGGAGTTTGTACTTCCTGGGGGTGTTCGGACCCGATGGGTCAGATGAAGAGGACACcaggggaaggaaaaagacaaggagggtgaaggagcTGTAA
- a CDS encoding hypothetical protein (COG:S; EggNog:ENOG503P25M) translates to MPQLKDNHEVIVVSTSFFSPPSRSNPIIYMRRPILLLSILIAFFAIILTYYKPDILQILTTYTGTTILTLTTHLTSLTTNPNITTPSHMNTAKTTMSRTLHHAKITPHLSSTRGHSDHGWLNTYHSFSFANWYHPSYTSFGSLRVLNEDRVKPQSGFPTHPHRDFEIFSYILSGELTHRDSMLTKGAEGDNVSPDQFYRMKRGDIQFTTGGTGIAHSEFNEHRRDTVHFLQIWALPWKRGLKPRYHTRRFSEEDKRKGFVTILSPLKGGVDATAEQEAKAEAVVEGTIPIHADFLMGAGIITGGDKFEWIVGGRGNVTEQNKRKVFVHLPMTKGGKASIRLDGRDDAVLKEGDGAFIEGVNKGDKLWVESVGEVEAEVVVLDTA, encoded by the exons ATGCCGCAGCTGAAGGATAATCATGAGGTAATCGTCG TGTCTaccagcttcttctcgcctCCATCGAGAAGCAATCCTATAATCTATATGAGGCGTCctatccttctcctctcaaTTCTCATCGCATTTTTCGCAATCATCCTCACATACTACAAGCCTGACATTCTTCAGATCTTGACCACATACAcaggcaccaccatcctcaccctaACAACCCACCTCACAAGCctaaccaccaaccccaacatcaccaccccatcacaCATGAACACCGCCAAAACAACCATGTCTCGCACCCTCCACCACGCCAAAATCACCCCccatctctcctccacccgcgGCCACTCGGACCACGGCTGGCTAAACACCTAccactccttctcctttgcAAACTGGTACCACCCCTCCTACACCAGCTTCGGCTCCCTCCGCGTCCTCAACGAAGACCGCGTAAAGCCCCAATCCGGcttcccaacccacccccaccgcgACTTTGAAATCTTCTCCTACATCCTCTCCGGCGAGCTCACCCACCGCGACTCCATGCTCACCAAAGGCGCCGAGGGTGACAATGTCTCCCCCGATCAGTTCTACCGCATGAAGCGCGGTGACATCCAGTTCACCACCGGCGGAACGGGGATCGCTCACTCAGAGTTCAACGAGCACAGGAGGGATACTGTCCACTTCTTGCAGATTTGGGCTTTGCCTTGGAAGAGAGGGCTGAAGCCGAGGTATCATACCAGGCGTTTTagtgaggaggataagaGGAAAGGGTTTGTGACGATTTTAAGTCCGCtgaaggggggtgtggaCGCTACTGCTGAGCAAGAGGCcaaggcggaggcggtggtcgAAGGGACAATTCCTATTCATGCTGACTTCTTGATGGGGGCGGGGATTATCACTGGTGGTGACAAGTTTGAATGGATtgtgggaggaagagggaatGTGACGGAGCAGAACAAGAGGAAGGTGTTTGTTCACTTGCCCATGACCAAGGGAGGGAAGGCGAGTATCAGGTTGGATGGGAGAGACGATGCTGTATtgaaggagggagatggagcgTTCATCGAAGGAGTGAACAAGGGAGATAAGCTCTGGGTGGAAAGTGTTGGCGAAgtcgaggctgaggttgtggttttgGATACCGCGTAG
- a CDS encoding hypothetical protein (EggNog:ENOG503P5KG; COG:O; BUSCO:EOG09265I72), whose protein sequence is MPTSSCKDIRDALAQCLQESECVMVQRNSAADCLREPLVDTLPLKCKQLKKGFGECRRGMVDMRKRFRGNQPIAFTKIQKTEDTGEGYQLYAGKSAFAGTRGETDGTNKAPEDWREAENRKYREAQEAAGKKS, encoded by the exons ATGCCGACCAGCTCATGTAAAGATATTC GAGACGCCTTGGCGCAGTGCCTCCAAGAGTCTGAATGCGTCATGGTGCAGCGCAACTCGGCCGCCGACTGCCTCCGCGAACCTCTCGTCGATACCCTCCCGCTCAAGTGCAAGCAACTCAAGAAGGGCTTCGGTGAATGCCGCCGTGGCATGGTCGACATGCGCAAGCGCTTCAGAGGCAACCAGCCCATTGCTTTCACGAAGATCCAAAAGACAGAGGACACCGGCGAGGGATACCAGTTGTATGCGGGCAAGTCTGCTTTCGCAGGGACACGCGGCGAGACAGACGGCACCAACAAGGCGCCAGAGGACTGGAGAGAAGCTGAGAACAGGAAATACAGAGAAGCACAGGAAGCTGCTGGGAAGAAGTCATAG
- a CDS encoding hypothetical protein (EggNog:ENOG503NUJE; BUSCO:EOG09262BCZ; COG:A) has product MAKPQDELLRRPLYLYDLPPDVITTLSLKTDADASGGLAVQDDTTTATQTPSPATADNVIGSQACSLCSLSFVTVQEQREHLKTDLHHYNLKQKLHGLSPVSEAEFEKLVDELDESISGSESEDSEDEEEDIGRKETTLTALLKKQANLADKRKPNDEGGDVDTKQKKGTGKAPLLWFESPKLPEKTYYGIYRALFTAEELENEDVIVEAIKKRQLAPISMPKPPKDAQSVPASYNGQHIFMCMIGGGHFAAMVVSLAPKRSKHGTTGPLNREAVVLAHKTFHRYTTRRKQGGSQSANDNAKGTAHSAGSSLRRYNEQALVEDVRNLLKDWKNLIDTSDLLFIRATGMTNRRTLFGPYEGQVLRANDPRIRGFPFNTRRATQNELMRSFIELTRLKVKEIQPEPEAPTAEPSKITKSKESKPAAPKLSEEEEAAIFHTTQLQSIIRRSKLPALLSYLTNNKLDANFVFQPKDTQQNHHTPTPLHFAASQNSAAVIVGLITRAGADPTILNSEGKTPFDLAGDRATRDAFRVARSEAGEKKWDWEAAHVPAALKREDADKRAEREKKEEEQRRKAEEERLKKEGPVVKEGKPRKGGVLGGAPLNQREEETRGLTAEQRMKLDRERRARAAEERIRRLQGGA; this is encoded by the coding sequence ATGGCAAAACCACAGGACGAGCTCCTGCGGCGGCCACTTTACCTCTACGATCTCCCACCAGACGTTATTACCACTCTGTCCCTCAAGACCGATGCCGATGCGAGCGGTGGACTGGCAGTTCAAGACGATACCACAACAGCGACCCAAACTCCAAGCCCCGCGACGGCCGACAATGTGATCGGATCGCAAGCTTGTTCCCTTTGCAGTCTGTCGTTTGTCACAGTACAAGAGCAGAGAGAGCATCTCAAGACCGATCTACACCACTACAACCTCAAGCAAAAGCTCCATGGCCTCAGCCCAGTCTCCGAGGCCGAGTTCGAAAAGCTTGTCGATGAGCTCGACGAGAGCATTTCAGGTTCCGAAAGCGAAGATagcgaagacgaagaggaggatatcgGGCGCAAGGAGACCACTCTTACCGCTCTGTTGAAGAAACAGGCCAATCTGGCGGACAAGCGCAAACCGAATGACGAAGGTGGCGACGTGGATACAAAACAGAAGAAAGGCACGGGCAAGGCACCATTACTTTGGTTCGAGTCCCCCAAGCTGCCAGAAAAGACATACTATGGAATCTACAGAGCCCTTTTCaccgccgaggagctggaaaatGAGGATGTCATCGTGGAGGCGATCAAGAAGAGACAGCTTGCGCCCATCTCCATGCCCAAGCCTCCAAAAGATGCGCAGTCTGTGCCGGCGAGCTACAATGGGCAGCACATATTTATGTGTATGATCGGAGGTGGCCATTTCGCTGCTATGGTTGTTTCACTGGCACCGAAGAGGAGCAAACACGGCACTACAGGCCCCTTGAACAGAGAAGCTGTTGTCCTGGCGCACAAGACGTTCCATCGGTATACCACTCGTCGCAAGCAGGGTGGCTCTCAGTCGGCGAACGATAACGCAAAGGGAACGGCCCACTCCGCTGGTTCGTCCCTTCGTCGTTACAACGAGCAGGCCTTGGTTGAGGATGTTCGAAATCTCCTGAAAGACTGGAAGAACCTCATTGATACCTCGGACCTCCTGTTCATCCGCGCAACTGGCATGACGAACCGGAGAACCCTTTTCGGTCCATATGAAGGCCAAGTTCTTCGCGCCAACGACCCTCGGATCCGAGGCTTCCCCTTCAACACGAGAAGAGCAACCCAGAACGAACTCATGCGGTCGTTTATCGAGCTCACCAGACTAAAAGTCAAGGAGATTCAGCCAGAACCAGAAGCACCGACTGCTGAGCCATCCAAGATTACAAAGTCAAAAGAGTCAAAGCCAGCGGCGCCGAAACTatcagaagaggaagaggcggccatcttccacaccacccagCTACAGTCCATCATCCGCCGGTCAAAACTCCCTGCCTTGTTGTCGTATttgaccaacaacaaactcgACGCCAACTTTGTCTTCCAACCAAAAGACACCCAACAAAACCATCACACTCCCACCCCTCTACATTTTGCCGCCTCGCAAAACTCGGCAGCGGTAATAGTAGGTCTCATTACCCGCGCCGGCGCTGATCCAACGATTCTCAACTCGGAAGGGAAAACTCCCTTCGATCTTGCCGGTGATCGCGCCACGCGGGATGCGTTTAGGGTAGCGAGGTCAGAGGCAGGCGAGAAAAAGTGGGATTGGGAGGCTGCGCATGTTCCTGCTGCTCTGAAAAGGGAAGACGCAGATAAGCGagcggagagggagaagaaggaggaggagcagaggaggaaggcagaggaggagaggctgaagaaggaagggccggtggtgaaggagggtaAGCCCAGGAAGGGGGGCGTGTTGGGAGGGGCTCCGCTGAAtcaaagggaggaggagacgaggggGTTGACGGCTGAGCAGAGGATGAAGTTGGatagggagaggagggcgagggcggcggaggagaggattaGGAGGTTGCAGGGGGGTGCGTGA
- a CDS encoding hypothetical protein (EggNog:ENOG503NYAU; COG:S): MKSYIPLIALAAGVEATFKKAPAFTCPENIDNKCTPKQQSGFDWADLIPGPFANYGDFTFKGFECGSDGNKGRFDSRPGSGKFIGGTCHPEKNKSPSFGCGPVVDKFSLGTIVGCSDNTDAGCYCPDALFVKNVYDCLYAHGGSDQIISEAVIFFQGLCAPWAGGNPAVVTAPTVTTYLTITATPTVAPIYTTITIDTTTVVPCTDDAGVEIPGSSTTVVIATTVPVPEIGFTTGTAGVVDVVPITAAPIVDGGLPGVPGNNGGGAIITANGTTISVPTGTEGLVRPTQSVVLAGGERVAASFGLAAVVAAFAAFAL; encoded by the exons ATGAAGAGCTATATCCCCCTTATCGCCCTCGCGGCCGGCGTAGAGGCCACT TTCAAGAAGGCTCCTGCTTTCACCTGCCCCGAGAACATCGACAACAAGTGTACCCCCAAGCAGCAATCCGGCTTCGACTGGGCTGATCTCATTCCTGGTCCGTTCGCCAACTACGGAGACTTCACCTTCAAGGGTTTCGAGTGCGGCAGTGACGGAAACAAGGGTCGTTTCGACTCTCGCCCCGGCAGCGGCAAGTTCATTGGTGGTACTTGCCACCCTGAGAAGAACAAGTCTCCATCTTTCGGCTGCGGTCCCGTTGTAGACAAGTTCTCCCTCGGCACCATT gtCGGCTGCTCTGACAACACTGATGCGGGGTGCTACTGCCCCGATGCCCTCTTCGTCAAGAACGTCTACGACTGCTTGTACGCCCACGGTGGTTCCGATCAGATCATCTCCGAGgccgtcatcttcttccagggTCTCTGCGCTCCTTGGGCTGGTGGCAACCCCGCCGTAGTCACGGCTCCTACTGTCACCAcctacctcaccatcaccgccactCCCACTGTTGCTCCCATctacaccaccatcaccatcgacaccaccactgTTGTTCCCTGCACTGATGATGCCGGTGTTGAGATCCCCGGTAGCAGCACCACCGTTGTCATTGCCACCACTGTCCCCGTTCCCGAGATCGGCTTCACCACTGGCACtgccggcgttgttgatgttgttccCATCACCGCTGCTCCCATCGTCGACGGCGGTCTCCCCGGTGTTCCTGGCAACAACGGTGGCGGTGCCATCATCACTGccaacggcaccaccatctcggTCCCCACCGGCACTGAAGGCCTCGTCCGCCCCACCCAGAGCGTCGTCCTCGCCGGTGGTGAGCGTGTTGCCGCCAGCTTCGGCCTTGCTGCCGTCGTCGCGGCTTTCGCCGCCTTTGCCCTCTAA